The following coding sequences lie in one Arachis hypogaea cultivar Tifrunner chromosome 4, arahy.Tifrunner.gnm2.J5K5, whole genome shotgun sequence genomic window:
- the LOC112797457 gene encoding uncharacterized protein — MAQAATASGLNTAAKCGPCSVNGGGGLRPTLKLKPMALGPKSWFFSGSLNLLHHPNQKHLTSAAPRISMRVASKQAYICRDCGYIYNDRTPFDKLPDNYFCPVCGAPKRRFKPYAPAVTRGANDTSVRKARKAELQRDEAVGKALPIAILVGIAALVGLYFYLNTQY, encoded by the exons ATGGCACAGGCAGCCACAGCAAGTGGCCTTAACACCGCCGCAAAGTGTGGCCCTTGTTCAGTAAATGGTGGTGGTGGATTACGACCAACCTTGAAATTGAAGCCGATGGCTCTGGGTCCCAAGTCATGGTTCTTCTCAGGCTCACTGAACCTCTTGCATCATCCCAACCAGAAACACCTTACATCAGCAGCACCAAGGATTTCCATGCGTGTGGCCTCCAAGCAAGCCTATATCTGCCGAGATTGCGG GTATATATATAACGATAGAACCCCCTTTGACAAGTTGCCTGATAACTACTTCTGCCCCG TTTGTGGAGCTCCAAAGAGAAGATTTAAGCCTTATGCACCTGCTGTCACAAGAGGTGCAAATGATACATCAGTTAGAAAGGCAAGAAAGGCCGAGCTCCAGAGGGATGAAGCGGTTGG GAAGGCACTTCCTATTGCAATTTTGGTGGGAATTGCAGCGCTTGTTGGATTGTATTTCTACCTCAACACCCAGTACTAG
- the LOC112797455 gene encoding uncharacterized protein At4g14100 produces the protein MGSATALDNVSVFLLLLPLFLQLSPLMAEEPVPCPATWPDQFHSVLFINRSSSLQKVDLWYDWPNGRNFNIIQHQLGVLSYDLEWDNGTSFYYTLHPFNTTCKVVHFDVGILRPNWLDGATFLGHKNVDNFLCNVWEKADFITYYEDVVTRRPVMWVFSSGMVAHLMTFEVGAVLEDANWQAPVYCFSETDTGSSLLESSIDVVSHGTLIRGIPHTAYA, from the exons ATGGGCTCTGCAACTGCATTAGACAACGTTTCTGTGTTTCTGCTACTTCTTCCTCTGTTTCTTCAGCTGTCGCCGTTAATGGCAGAGGAGCCAGTTCCATGTCCAGCAACATGGCCTGATCAATTCCACTCGGTGCTCTTCATCAACAGAAGCAGTTCCCTGCAGAAGGTAGATTTATGGTACGACTGGCCCAACGGCCGCAACTTCAACATCATCCAGCACCAGTTGGGTGTCCTCTCCTACGACCTTGAATGGGACAATGGCACCTCCTTCTACTACACCCTCCACCCATTCAACACCACCTGCAAGGTGGTACATTTCGATGTTGGCATTCTCCGCCCCAACTGGCTTGACGGCGCTACTTTTCTTGGTCATAAGAATGTTGACAATTTCCTCTGCAATGTTTGGGAGAAGGCTGATTTCATCACCTACTACGAGGATGTAGTTACTCGAAGACCTGTTATGTGGGTCTTCTCCTCTG GAATGGTTGCTCATCTGATGACATTTGAGGTTGGTGCGGTGCTCGAGGATGCCAATTGGCAGGCACCTGTGTATTGTTTTAGTGAGACAGATACCGGCAGCTCACTCTTAGAATCATCTATTGATGTTGTTTCTCATGGGACATTGATCAGAGGGATACCCCATACTGCTTATGCTTAG
- the LOC112797456 gene encoding succinate dehydrogenase assembly factor 2, mitochondrial, which yields MGSLRRGLINIRRFLTSSNSTASPLPRYSLSSPFSSLPADPFSLHIDLSDEESKRRLFNRLIYRSKQRGLLELDLVLGKWVEDNIHSLDESRVRALVHMLDSENPDLWKWLSGQEKPPESVSSNPVFAAVHERVMKNLENHSAPETRATPGQPWVRGWDDIKKGRDGPIAGNQ from the exons ATGGGTTCTCTGAGACGAGGTTTAATCAACATCCGGAGATTCCTAACTTCATCTAATTCCACCGCATCTCCTCTTCCTCGCTATTCTCTTTCTTCCCCTTTCAGCTCCCTCCCTGCCGATCCTTTCTCCCTCCATATCGATTTATCTGATGAAGAAAGCAAAAGGCGCTTGTTTAACAG GCTAATTTATAGAAGCAAACAACGAGGGCTCTTGGAACTCGACTTGGTTCTCGGCAAATGGGTGGAGGACAATATTCACTCATTGGATGAAAGTCGTGTTCGAGCTCTCGTTCACATGCTCGACTCG GAGAATCCAGACCTATGGAAGTGGCTATCTGGACAGGAGAAACCCCCAGAATCAGTTAGCAGTAATCCA GTTTTTGCTGCAGTGCATGAAAGAGTTATGAAGAACCTTGAGAACCATTCTGCCCCAGAAACAAGAGCAACACCTGGCCAACCATGGGTAAGGGGTTGGGATGATATCAAGAAAGGTCGGGACGGTCCCATTGCTGGCAATCAGTAG